The genomic region GCTGCCGGACGGGGAGGCGCCGGTCGTCGCGGAGGGGCGCGCCACCGTGCTGCGCCCGCCGTTCCCGGTCGAGGTGGTCGAGGGTCTCCGCCGCCGCTACGACGGTTGGGACGTGACCACGGTCGGGCCGGACGGTCCGTACGTGCTGTTGCGCGTCACCGTCACCCGCTGGCTGATGACCGGCCGCCCGCGCTGAGGCTCAGCCGCGGGCGGCGGCCTTGCGGGCCCGGTACGCGGTGACGGCGGCGCGATTGCCGCAGCCGGCCTCGCAGAACCGGCGGGACCGGTTGCGGGACAGGTCGACCAGCACGTTGTCGCAGTCGGGGTGGTCGCAGATGCGCAGCCGGCTCAGCTCGCCGCCACGGACGAGGTCCGCGATGGCCATCGCCGCCTCGACGGCCATCCGCGTGGCGAGCGGCGCGTCCCGGGGCACGGCGTGGAAGTGGTACGGCTCGTCGTCGTGCGTGATGAGCTGGGGCCGCGCGTCGTTCTCGCGCAGCAGCCCGTTGACGATGCCGACGACCTCGTCGACGTCCGCGTCCCAGACGCGGCGCAGCCGGGGTCGCAGCCCGCGTACCGCCTCCAGTTCGGCCTCGGTGTGCTCGTGCCGCCCGCTGTAGGCGTGCGCGAGGTAGAACGCGTCCAGCGCCGCGACGTCGGGCAGCCCCTCGCCGTCGCTGCCGCCGGTGTTGACCAGCGCGGCGGCGGAGATCAGTGAACACTCAGTGTCATGAGCAAAAAGCAACTTGACTCCTGTCGGCGTGGCCGCCTAGCGTCATCGGTATAGCCATAGTTTGCCCATTACCGCCCCGTCGTGCCAAGGAGCGCCCGAT from Micromonospora sp. WMMD812 harbors:
- a CDS encoding CGNR zinc finger domain-containing protein, coding for MLFAHDTECSLISAAALVNTGGSDGEGLPDVAALDAFYLAHAYSGRHEHTEAELEAVRGLRPRLRRVWDADVDEVVGIVNGLLRENDARPQLITHDDEPYHFHAVPRDAPLATRMAVEAAMAIADLVRGGELSRLRICDHPDCDNVLVDLSRNRSRRFCEAGCGNRAAVTAYRARKAAARG